A stretch of Vespula vulgaris chromosome 5, iyVesVulg1.1, whole genome shotgun sequence DNA encodes these proteins:
- the LOC127064205 gene encoding zinc finger protein 236-like isoform X5: MSFAVDCINFALLLICSRVFHLALGIGAQYYKAQLDAHLKLHGEKSLTEEVRKCKLCNKQFVQPALYRLHIREHYKLRTKIVKQTKKGTKHKIMYKCTICLKSFQKPSQLMRHIRVHTGEKPFKCTVCSRAFTQKGSLQIHMWQHDGIRPHICTLCNARFSQKGNLNAHILRVHSAPEGESIYGCTYCPCIFKKLGSLNGHMKRMHSNLAEETSKCESSTEADMRATVDSVISQLASLESGIANVANSTQSGATTENRNDILQEALNNSGLPSKEKSSSNETIDSKKVEAKTTYVTLLDRAPDGTMRKYLTIKQRCIGNIRWYACSFCHKEFKKPSDLIRHLRVHTQEKPFKCSYCFRSFALKSTMIAHERTHTGTKKYACGSCDKTFACHSSLTTHTRLHTKPHKCTLCDKSFSSSAVLKSHMKSHSKGKSNLSPEAESLVPQIVLQEPLVISDAGNKISVAHVQSKQKHVYDSADVARPHKCWVCHAAFRKISHLKQHYRRHTGERPFKCTKCDRRFTSNSVLKSHLHTHDDARPYSCTVCNTKFSTQSSMKRHLVTHSNKRPFMCPYCHKTFKTSVNCRKHMKIHKHELAQRQLEQQKKQQQIKDVPKTLNKDKGTILPENIALSEEMEVSFQPQMAPDFALAFSDQFQNITEKEKTFLTTDRTQPVINSNLSTNLSTIETNNLATSQTLHTDETATITIPNYTGDQSLTPESIREIEETFNQQLFNIGMNLGLGSNLSRPIDDANTNTLEQREQPVLNIIYDNNKNLESSANTMFTSQFDSFDISQITLQPDTEIDIGLNTENSANMANILTRSIQERQELSTIAIENNTNDNHIKTPKQLMILGSKQTGSDALKLPQSCSRYPKVIAKADATDTTDIEIMNLTNSAEIQMINDCNKRHQENIVCHEHGNNTLHLKCDLNNENFQDTLQLNAHSKLHSPSNIIYADINGCSIQCDSLLQCHICSEQGFTTEELKEHLQTHRGTKGFQCTECSLKFCTSGGLSRHLKLHKNKEQWKCTICQQVFVSKAQLRSHNKMHDNNLNASSLESDKSQKENISINKSLSIDSTSNNKISFDSKTLSNNSIKLDEKISLDDKMGTDSSVSEKVLLDTVAEKKIMDQIDGSVEKKETKQYINKCKYCPKTFRKPSDLIRHIRTHTGERPYTCDHCSKSFAVKCTLDSHMKVHSGKKTFCCHVCNSLFATKGSLKVHMRLHTGSKPFRCQICDLRFRTSGHRKVHLLKHVRQHKGITKRKQKHMKVSAVAEASLDLEKSVESVVHLVTTDNDVSTSSNVDYSNLDAISIDTNNLVNQINLNSDTMILNNNSIVSLNENNQLVANLHFLLANGFVTIQTDDTSPPTVTTAAAAPAAAPTTPAPPPPPPLVPISDANIIQNETKLSEFVNGAPIQESYIDTGTKHVVITNETSTRTALPTTHVSTEPNTDISITQLEYTNPATIKTEETIKKQTNKSNSSKQRACDICGKTFMKPYQVERHKRIHTGERPFKCELCTKSFAQKATLQMHQKHHTGDRPHACPCCEFTFSQRGNLRTHLRRVHRLDLISAKKLKTSQQVLSAKLIQNNIGETKILSLDDIAFVQFVK; the protein is encoded by the exons ATGTCGTTCGCCGTGGACTGCATCAATTTTGCTCTTCTACTGATCTGCTCTCGTGTCTTTCATCTCGCTCTTGGAATCGGTGCGCAGTATTATAAG gctCAACTGGATGCACACTTAAAGTTACACGGTGAAAAATCATTAACGGAGGAAGTGCGAAAGTGTAAGCTTTgcaataaacaatttgttcaGCCTGCTTTATATAGACTTCATATTCGTGAGCATTATAAG tTACGGACAAAGATAGTCAAGCAgacgaaaaaaggaacgaaacaTAAGATTATGTATAAGTGTACGATATGTTTGAAGTCGTTTCAAAAACCTAGTCAGCTAATGCGTCATATTAGAGTTCATACAGGAGAGAAGCCTTTTAAA tGTACCGTATGTAGTCGAGCATTTACTCAGAAAGGTTCTCTACAAATTCATATGTGGCAACATGATGGTATCAGACCTCATATATGTACTCTTTGCAATGCTAGATTTAGTCAAAAag gAAACCTAAATGCACACATTTTGAGGGTACACAGTGCTCCAGAAGGAGAATCCATATATGGATGTACTTATTGTccttgtatttttaaaaagcttGGCAGTCTTAATGGTCATATGAAAAGAATGCATTCGAATTTGGcagaa GAAACATCAAAATGCGAAAGTTCTACAGAGGCTGATATGCGAGCTACGGTTGATAGTGTCATATCACAGCTAGCATCCTTGGAATCTGGCATTGCTAACGTAGCAAATTCTACTCAATCTGGAGCTACGActgaaaatagaaatgatattttacaaGAAGCGTTAAATAATAGTGGATTGCCtagtaaagagaaaagttcTTCTAAtg AAACAATAGACTCGAAAAAAGTAGAAGCAAAAACGACGTACGTTACGTTATTGGATAGAGCACCGGACGGTACCATGAG aaaatatttaacaataaagcAGCGATGTATAGGAAACATACGATGGTATGCATGCTCTTTCTGTCacaaagaatttaaaaaaccATCGGATTTAATACGTCATTTAAGAGTGCATACTCAAGAAAAACCATTTAAA tgTTCTTATTGCTTTCGCTCATTTGCGTTAAAATCAACGATGATTGCACACGAACGTACTCACACCGGTACCAAGAAATATGCTTGTGGTTCGTGCGATAAAACTTTCGCGTGTCATAGTAGTCTTACCACTCATACGag ATTACATACAAAGCCACACAAATGCACTCTATGTGATAAATCGTTTAGTTCTAGCGCTGTTTTAAAAAGTCACATGAAAAGTCATTCAAAAGGAAAATCAAATCTCTCGCCAGAAGCAGAAAGTTTAGTGCCACAAATCGTTTTACAGGAACCGTTAGTTATTAGCGATGCGGGTAATAAGATCAGCGTGGCGCATGTAcaatcaaaacaaaaacatgTTTATGACAGTGCAGATGTTGCAAGACCACACAAATGTTGGGTATGTCATGCGGCATTTAGGAAAATTAGTCATTTAAAACAACACTATCGTCGGCATACTGGAGAACGTCCTTTCAAATGCACCAAGTGCGATAGAAGATTTACATCTAATAGCGTTCTTAAGTCACATTTGCATACGCACGATGATGCAAGACCATACAGTTGTACTGTATGTAATACTAAGTTTTCTACTCAGAGCAGTATGAAGAGACATTTGGTGACTCACAGTAACAAAAGACCATTCATGTGTCCTTATTGTCATAAAACATTCAAAACTTCTGTTAATTGCAGAAAACATATGAAGATACATAAACATGAACTTGCACAAAGACAATTAGAACAACAgaagaaacaacaacaaattaAGGATGTACCAAAGACATTGAATAAGGATAAGGGAACTATTTTACCAGAGAATATAGCACTGTCAGAGGAGATGGAAGTATCTTTCCAACCACAAATGGCACCTGATTTTGCATTAGCCTTTTCGGatcaatttcaaaatataacggaaaaagaaaaaacgttttTAACAACGGACAGAACACAACCGGTtattaattcaaatttatcTACAAATTTGTCTacgatagaaacaaataatttagCGACATCACAAACTTTACATACCGATGAAACAGCCACTATTACAATTCCTAATTATACAGGGGATCAATCGCTTACGCCTGAAAGTATACGCGAGATAGAAGAAACTTTCAATCAACAACTGTTTAATATTGGAATGAATCTTGGTTTGGGAAGTAATCTCTCAAGACCGATAGATGATGCAAACACAAATACTCTTGAACAAAGGGAACAAcctgtattaaatattatttatgacaataataaaaatttagagTCATCCGCAAATACAATGTTCACATCACAATTTGATTCATTTGATATTAGTCAGATTACGTTACAACCTGATACCGAAATAGACATTGGACTGAATACAGAAAATTCTGCAAATATGGCAAATATTTTAACTAGATCTATACAAGAGAGACAAGAACTAAGCACTATCgctattgaaaataatacaaatgacAATCATATTAAAACACCAAAACAATTAATGATATTGGGTTCCAAACAAACTGGATCTGATGCTTTAAAACTGCCACAGTCTTGTTCGAGATATCCGAAAGTTATAGCTAAAGCGGATGCGACAGATACAACGGATATCGAAATTATGAATCTAACGAACAGTGCAGAAATACAAATGATAAATGATTGTAATAAAAGACATCAAGAAAACATCGTATGTCACGAGCATGGAAATAATACTTTACATTTAAA atgcGATTTAAACaacgaaaattttcaagatacACTACAATTAAATGCTCATTCAAAATTACATTCCCCGTCGAACATCATTTACGCGGATATTAATGGATGCAGCATTCAATGTGACTCTTTACTTCAGTGTCATATATGCAGTGAACAAGGCTTTACTACAGAAGAATTAAAG GAACATTTACAAACTCACCGTGGAACGAAAGGCTTCCAATGTACAGAATGTTCTCTTAAATTTTGTACTAGTGGTGGACTTAGCAGAcatttaaaattacataaaaataaaga acaATGGAAGTGTACAATCTGTCAACAAGTTTTTGTTAGCAAAGCCCAATTGAGATCTCATAATAAAATGCATGATAATAATCTTAATGCAAGCTCATTAGAATCAGACAAATcgcagaaagaaaatatttctatcaatAAAAGTCTTTCCATTGATTCTacttcaaataataaaatttcttttgatagTAAAACTCTATCAAATAACTCCATCAAATTGGATGAAAAGATTTCTTTAGATGATAAAATGGGTACTGATTCGTCAGTATCAGAAAAAGTTCTTTTAGACACGGTagcagaaaaaaagatcatggATCAAATAGAt GGtagtgtagaaaaaaaagaaacaaaacagtATATCAATAAATGTAAGTACTGTCCAAAAACATTTCGCAAACCAAGCGATCTTATAAGACATATTCGGACACATACCGGTGAACGACCGTACACGTGCGATCATTGCAGTAAAAGCTTTGCAGTGAAGTGTACATTGGATTCTCATATGAAAGTTCATAGCGGCAAGAAGACGTTTTGTTGTCATGTTTGCAATAGTTTATTTGCTACAAAGGGTAGTTTAAAAGTTCATATGCGATTGCATACTG gTTCTAAACCATTTAGATGTCAGATTTGTGATTTAAGATTTCGAACTTCAGGTCATAGAAAAGTACATTTATTGAAACATGTGAGACAGCACAAAGGTATCACTAAGCGAAAACAAAAGCACATGAAAGTTTCTGCTGTAGCTGAAGCAAGCCTTGATTTAGAAAAATCGGTTGAAAGTGTAGTGCATTTAGTAACAACTGATAATGATGTATCTACATCGTCAAATGTTGATTACTCAAACCTTGACGCAATCAGCATTGACACTAATAATTTAGTCAATCAGATTAATTTGAATAGCGATACAatgatattgaataataattcaattgtgTCATTAAATGAGAATAATCAATTAGTAGCAAATTTGCATTTCTTATTAGCAAATGGATTTGTTACTATTCAAACGGATGATACCTCGCCACCAACAgtaacaacagcagcagcagcaccagcagcagcaccaACAACACCagcaccgccaccaccaccaccactagtACCTATTTCTGATGCAAATATTATACAGAATGAGACTAAATTATCAGAATTCGTTAATGGTGCACCTATACAGGAATCTTATATTGACACAGGTACTAAACACGTCGTTATTACAAATGAAACATCAACAAGGACAGCCCTTCCAACTACCCATGTTTCAACAGAGCCGAATACTGATATAAGTATTACACAGTTAGAATATACAAATCCTGCAACAATTAAAACAgaagaaacaataaagaaGCAAACAAATAAGAGCAATTCATCAAAACAGAGAGCATGTGATATTTGTGGGAAAACGTTTATGAAGCCATATCAAGTAGAAAGACATAAACGAATTCACACAGGTGAACGTCCATTTAAGTGCGAATTATGTACCAAATCATTTGCTCAAAAGGCAACATTACAAATGCATCAAAAACATCATACAGGTGATCGACCACACGCTTGTCCATGCTGcgaatttactttttctcaaaGAGGAAATTTACGAACACACTTAAGACGTGTTCATCGATTGGATCTTATCAGTGCTAAAAAGTTGAAAACAAGTCAACAAGTTTTAAGTGCTAAactaatacaaaataatataggtGAAACAAAGATTCTAAGTTTAGATGATATTGCCTTTGTCcagtttgtaaaataa
- the LOC127064220 gene encoding probable tRNA (uracil-O(2)-)-methyltransferase has product MNFESIISEDSGRAVSQFWKAIDILLNNPHTINRRILACQRILIAQLKRNEEVYSYVKEIQSLSIKNDVCKDINILINILKINEYCNIIDSVNLENCSDNIFLYVNELLPRNSQLFCSTLEFTFIDRKENYILCLQKSSCKDLNVLNNKDKLSLGTHIIYKIHYEKEGIISMCIQKIDDINSHKSIIWLKEKLFPRLIMWIKNEPVKNSFIINSLSLVSHEKYAKLYNELKIKYGTTMVKTWPENTDPSKFVYEDISIATYLILLWENERNENGTKKFQSFLDLGCGNGLLVHILSSEGYPGLGIDLRKRKIWDHFPKTTRLEVQTIVPSASSLFPEIDWLIGNHSDELTPWIPVIAARSSYNCRFFLLPCCAYEFDGKKYQRQSASKSQYSEYISYVKNISEICGFDTQIDKLRIPSTKRICLIGCKRNYSKEDTLSQDKRIQELINIKSSSLEGVIETDNNEHLSNSWSDNFKPRNPIEQVRNCTQLNKTLISDIIKIVSSQLLCTYHPINLQEKSNKIWNAGGQIDLKDIVKLIPSEMLKQLRNECGGIQTLLKNNGHIFSVIQGRVQFRIPGITPINVKKKRKTNATHPVKVKPCWFHENHPDGCPNIAVKCNFKH; this is encoded by the exons atgaattttgaatCAATAATATCTGAAGATAGTGGCAGAGCCGTTTCACAATTTTGGAAAGCCATAGatatcttattaaataatccGCATACTATTAATCGTAGAATTTTAGCATGCCAAAGAATACTTATAGCGCAATTGAAACGTAACGAAGAAGTATATTCCTATGTCAAAGAAATACAATCTTTGTCTATAAAGAATGATGTTtgtaaagatattaatatcttgatcaacatattaaaaataaatgaatattgtaatataattgattCCGTAAATCTTGAAAACTGCagtgataatatatttttgtatgtgAATGAGTTATTGCCTCGTAATTCGCAATTATTTTGTTCAACGTTAGAATTTACATTTAttgatagaaaagagaattatattttgtgCCTTCAAAAAAGTAGTTGTAAAGATTTAAACGttctaaataataaagataaacttTCATTAGGTACgcatataatttacaaaatacattatgaaaaagaagggatCATTTCTATGTGTATACAGAAAATAGATGATATAAATTCtcataaaagtattatttggctcaaagaaaaattatttccccGTTTAATAATGTGGATAAAAAATGAACCTGTTAAAAAcagttttattatcaattctTTATCTCTTGTGTCGCATGAGAAATATGCAAAACTATATAATgaactgaaaataaaatatggtACTACTATGGTCAAAACATGGCCTGAAAATACTGATCCGTCAAAATTTGTTTATGAAGATATTTCTATTGcaacttatttaattttattatgggaaaatgaaagaaatgaaaatggcACCAAAAAATTCCAATCATTTTTGGATCTTGGTTGTGGTAATGGTTTACTTGTGCATATTTTATCAAGCGAGGGATATCCAGGATTAGGAATAGAtttgcgaaaaagaaaaatctgggATCATTTTCCAAAAACTACTCGTTTGgaa gTTCAAACAATTGTTCCATCAGCTTCCTCATTATTTCCTGAAATAGATTGGCTCATTGGAAATCATTCTGATGAACTTACACCATGGATTCCAGTTATTGCTGCACGCAGTTCGTATAattgtcgtttttttttattaccatgTTGTGCTTATGAATTTGAtggtaaaaaatatcaaagacaAAGTGCATCCAAAAGCCAATATTccgaatatatttcatatgtcAAAAATATATCCGAGATATGTGGCTTTGATACCcaaatcgataaattaagAATACCATCaacaaaaagaatttgtttaattgGTTGCAAGAGAAATTATTCAAAGGAAGATACTCTTTCGCAGGATAAACGTAttcaagaattaataaatataaagtcaTCATCATTAGAAGGTGTAATTGAAACAGATAATAATGAACACTTATCTAATTCATGGTCTGATAATTTTAAACCAAGAAATCCTATAGAACAAGTACGAAATTGCACTCAATTAAACAAAACTTTAATATctgatatcattaaaatagtTTCGTCGCAATTATTGTGTACATATCACCCAATAAATCTGcaagaaaaatctaataaaatttggAATGCAGGTGGTCaaattgatttaaaagatattgtaaaattaataccCTCAGAAATGTTGAAACAGTTAAGAAATGAATGTGGAGGTATTCAAACATTACTAAAAAATAATGGTCACATATTTTCTGTAATTCAAGGAAGAGTACAGTTTAGAATACCTGGAATTACACCtattaatgttaaaaaaaaacgaaaaactaATGCTACACATCCAGTAAAAGTAAAACCTTGTTGGTTTCATGAAAATCATCCTGATGGTTGTCCAAACATTGCAGTTAAATGCAAttttaaacattaa
- the LOC127064231 gene encoding FAD synthase-like: MNNALTKLCTLSGILLNPTNTYYEVGYMIILNILQLVLLYLLLLVIGNEILKARVKDTNSHYACDLLYKCGVKVQKISVISDDVEEIKKEIKKFSKNYTHVITSGGIGPTHDDVTYEGLAKAFDDSLHYHSRLVEIIKDKFDVKNPTSPNYKMAYIPTKASLIFGKEDNLRYPCITLENVYIFPGSPIFFEKSFGILCKQLFLTNKSFAKDEIYLNAKEELFANTLTILSNKFPNVSFGSYPVNNNSYYKAFITIESDNIEETEKAKQQLCSLIGSDLLVQNDNNPHIDSLTKYKNFLQKCEESYVYEETLECLMKFYHHQPEKIVIYFDGSTESQIVIYFAYLANTILDVDNKLQIICAKLSPQNDKQLIEDIVKRYNLNIYMLESDLSNDIKKLNTVKPQLEILLVGTEEKKLRETLGYHSKNDEAIGQLKINNPLHRWTQEDIRVFARFLLLPFT, encoded by the exons atgAATAACGCGCTAACCAAACTGTG CACACTCTCCGGAATTCTACTAAATCCTACCAATACTTATTACGAAGTTGGATACATGATAATATTGAACATCCTTCAGCTGGTCTTATTA tatttattacttttagtCATTGGAAATGAAATACTGAAGGCACGTGTAAAGGATACAAATTCTCATTATGCTTgtgatttattatacaaatgtGGTGTTAAAGTACAAAAA ataTCAGTTATAAGCGACGATgtagaggaaataaaaaaagaaataaaaaagttctcTAAAAACTATACTCATGTTATTACATCAGGTGGTATAGGACCAACACACGATGATGTTACATACGAAG GTCTCGCAAAAGCTTTCGATGATTCGTTGCATTATCATTCAAGACTTGTAgagattataaaagataaatttgatGTAAAAAATCCAACATCACCTAATTATAAAATggcttat ATACCAACAAAAGCTTCTTTAATATTTGGAAAAGAAGACAATCTAAGATATCCGTGTATAACATTAgagaacgtatatatatttcctggGTCGCcaatattctttgaaaaatcttttggAATTTTATGCAAG caattatttttaacaaataagtCTTTTGCAAaggatgaaatatatttaaacgcAAAAGAGGAATTATTTGCAAATACCTTAACAATCCTTTCAAACAAATTTCCAAATGTTTCATTTGGTTCCTATCCTGTAAACAACAATAG CTACTACAAAGCATTCATTACCATAGAAAGTGACAACATTGAAGAAACGGAAAAAGCAAAACAACAACTTTGCAGTCTTATAGGATCAGATTTGTTGGTgcaaaacgataataatccaCATATTGATAgtcttacaaaatataaaaactttcttCAGAAATGTGAAGAATCTTATGTATATGAAGAGACTTTGGAATGTTTGAT GaaattttatcatcatcaacCTGAGAAAATAGTAATTTACTTTGATGGTAGCACAGAATCACAGATAGTCATATATTTTGCTTATTTGGCTAACACAATATTAGATGTAGacaataaattacaaattatttgtgCAAAATTGTCTCCACAAAATGACAAAcaattaatcgaagatatcgTAAAAAG ATATAATCTAAATATCTACATGTTAGAAAGCGATCTTTCCaatgatataaagaaattaaatacagTAAAACCGCAATTAGAAATCTTATTAGTCGgaacggaagaaaagaaattgcgtGAAACATTGGGATATCATTCGAAAAATGACGAAGCTATTGggcaattaaaaataaacaatccTCTACATAGATGGACGCAGGAAGATATACGGGTTTTCGCTAGATTTCTATTATTGCCCTTTACATGA